The Candidatus Rokuibacteriota bacterium region ACTAACGATGTAGTTTGGCAGCAGCATGGCTCGGTGTGCGGCGGCATGCCTCGCGTCGGCCATCGCCGTGATCCACTCGCGTATCGGCCCCTCGCGAATATAAGCACGAAGCGCTGGGTCGCTTTCTCCGAGGGCTTTCCAGAGCGTAGCGCTCTCGATGCCGCAGTCTCTCTCTCGGAGGGCCAATTTCTTTGATTGATTCGCGATAAGCGCGAGATGCTCGAGCATGCCCCAGAGATAGAGGTAGAAATTCGTCATGTGGTAGCCGAGGAGCGTCCCGAACGCTCCCCAGAGGCCCCGCCGGTGGAAATAATCGAGCTGTAGCTCGTAGAACCGAACCATGTCGCGCGCGTACGCGAGAAGCGCATACCGATTGATCAGTGCGCTATGGACGTTGTCCCGGAGATCGGCTTCTAGATCTTGCCGCTTCGCCCAGTACCAGCTCGCCAGTCTCTTCTGCTTCCAGTGATTTATTTGGTAGTACACGTCGACGGTGAGCCGCCGCTCGGAGTCAACGGCCGACCAGAAAATCGAATGCCCGTGCGCACAGACTTCGATGACGTCGGTGAACTCGACGACGGGCACGATGCGAATGCGGTGGTGCTGAAGAAGGTCATAGCGTTGCCCGACAAGGACATCGTCGCCTGTCACGAGGCCGTCCGCTTGTGCGTCATCCGCCAGCGCGAGCAAAGATCGACGGCGCTGTTGCTCCGCAGAGTCGCCGCCAAGGGCCGCGCGCGCGGTCTCGGCCATATGGCTGTTCGCGACGAATCGCCCTGTCTCCCCACCATCCCGCACCTCTTCCAAATGTCCCCCTAGCAAAATCGTGAGGGGGTCCGAGACGTCGGCCGGCGCGACGCGGTCGATGGACCTAGGCCAGAGGAGTTTCACGTCGACAGGCCATTCGAGTGCACCAAGGTCTCGAATCAAGCGGAGAGCGCCGATGTTTTCCGACCCACCCAGCGCCGGCAGTGCGGTCGGGTCAACGAGGAATGAAAATACCCTCGTTGGAAAGGTTGCGAACGTGTTGCCGGGCGTCCCACGACGGAACTTCGCCACAGAAGGGCCCCCTTCCGCCTAGGGTCTAGGGTTGGAACTATACAGTGATGCGTCCATCCCGGCTTCTTCGCCACCTGCGTCTACTTGCGCCCCGGCGGCGGCACAGTGGGCGGAAGGTTGCTTGGAGATGAAGTGTGCCAACATCAACGAGGCTCCCTTCCCGCGCATAGCGCGACTTCTGCTTGCGCAAGATGCAAGTGAGAGGACGCAGCAGATCGGCCCCAGAGCGTGGATGATATAAAGCCCGATCCCACTCATGGCGCCGCGCGGCCCAGAGTCTTCCCTCCCGGCCGCGACGCTTCCCGTCCCACAGCCGCCCTCAAAACCAGTGCGCGAGCCAGCGGTGCAGCGGCTGGAGCCCGCGGGGCGCAAGGAGGATGGCCACGGCGAAGCCGATGATCGCGCCTCCCAGGTGGCCTTCGTGACTGACGCCCCCCCGCTTATTTTTCGTGATGAGGAAGATTGAGATAATCCCATAGCCCAGCATGAACACGGGGCCGGGAATCGGGATCGGCACGAAGACGAACGCAATCGAGGTGGTCGGATCGAGCACGACCGCCGCCATCATGATGCCAAACACGCTCCCGCTAGCCCCAAGACAGCGATACGTGGGATCGTCCTTGCGGAGGGCAAAGACCACGAGATCGGACCCGAGCCCGGCGGCCGCGTAGATCGCCAGGTATCGCGCGGACCCCACACCATTGAGGACCGTGGCCGAGAACGAGTAAAGCGCGAACATGTTGAACCCGAGGTGCAAGTAGCTCAGGTGCGCGAAGTGCGCGAGGAGCATGCCGAGGCCGTTCTCGCCACGGGCAACCTGATACGGCACGAACACGAACGCCTGGGCTTTCTGATCGCCGGCGCTCAAGGCCCGAAACCCGAAGAGGCTTACCACCACGTTCACGACGATGATCAGGAGCACGACGGTCATGGCTTGCGCCTGAGAGTGCCCAGATAGCTCCGGAGCTGCTCCTCCTCGATCGAGTCGGGGCTCGCCGCCTCGATGAGCTCCTCGGCCCGGTTCGCGATCCGCGTAAGAATGTCCTCCTTGGCGTCCGCGGAGGCCGTGGCGCTGAGAATCTGCGCTCCGTCGGCCTGGAGTAGGTGTGAGCTCGTGATCTTGCGAACCAGATTCGGAAGGAAGGCTGGACATATCAGGATCTCGACGCTCACCCACGCGGAGTGAGCGATCGTCAGCGCGAACCGCTGGCGTTGCCACCAGAGGCACCCGATGGCGGTGAAGGCGGTGGGGTACAGGACGGCCGCCGTATAGACGACGGCGGCATTGGAACCCACGAGCAGAGTCAGCGCGGGCCCGACGACGAAGAGCAGCGCGAAACCAGCCGAGGCGAGGACGCGCGGGACCAGGAGCGACGCCCTGAGCCGCTCCACCGCCTGGATCGTGGACTCGAGCGCGGCGTCGGGCGCCCACGGTTGACCCCAGGTGGCCACCAGGACGCCCCGATCGGGGCGGACGAGAGGGCCAAACTCCAGGACCCGTCCTGCGAGTGTGAATGGATTCGCGCTGAAGATCGCCGCGAGCCGACCTCGGCCCGCCTCCACGAGGAGCAGCTCCCGGGGCGACAGAAGCTTCGCCGCGTCAAACACGTACAGCAGCGCGGCGACACACCAGATCGCGTAGTCGGCGCCCCTCGTCTGATCGAGCACCGCGATCTAGCTCCGCCGGAACAACCTCCGGAAGAAGGCCGTCGCCGCGCCCCCGAAGGCGATCACACCGATGACGAGAAGCTTCCAGAACGCCTTGATGAACCCGGTCTTCGTGGCCACGACCGCCGCGCCGCCCAGCACCAGCGCGGCCAGCCCGTACTCAGCGACGCGATCCCCCGCCTTGAACTCGGCGTAGCGGTCGCCGGAGACGAAGTCGAACCCACCGAGGGAGGTCTTGAAAACGGCGATGTCCCGGTCGAGATCCTGCGGCTCGGAGACGAGCGTTGCATTCATGACCCCTCGTCGGCCGAGGATCCGGATCGTGTAGTTCACAACGGATCCGCGCTCCCCGCGAAGCCGCACCCCCCACTCCAGGCGCCGGGACGCCGCGTCATAGTGAGGCGGAACGTGCCAGCCTTCCGTATGGAGCGCGGGGAGGCCCAGGCGCTTGCGCTCTTCGTTGCTGGGCCCATCACTGTCCTGGAGTGATTTAAGCAGCGCGTTCGCATCCAGCTTCTCGTCATCCTTGACGTAGCCACTGTCGGCAAAGGAGAAGACGGCGAACCAGCCGGAGCGTTCGGACACCAGCGTGTAGTGGTTGTCGCGCCCAGGGTTCCGGTTGAGCTCGAGGAAGCGGCGGGTGTTCGGTCCATCGAGAAAGGCTTGACCGTCAGGAACCTTGATGGTCGCGGTGCTGCCAATCCGTCCCTCCGTCGGACCGCGCTGCCAGGCCAGCTCCCGGTACTCCCGCTCGACGTCCTCCTGGCTTCGGGGTTGCTGCGGTGAGGCCGGCAGCGCCATAAGGAGGACGCTGCCGAAGGCGGCGCACGCGAGAACACGAAGAGCCAGATCGTGACGGATCATGTGGCCTCCCTTCCGAGTCCTTTTCCGGGTAGAGCCAACGGGATCATAGCGCGGATGTCCCGTGGCATCGCGCGACGATCCT contains the following coding sequences:
- a CDS encoding rhomboid family intramembrane serine protease, with amino-acid sequence MTVVLLIIVVNVVVSLFGFRALSAGDQKAQAFVFVPYQVARGENGLGMLLAHFAHLSYLHLGFNMFALYSFSATVLNGVGSARYLAIYAAAGLGSDLVVFALRKDDPTYRCLGASGSVFGIMMAAVVLDPTTSIAFVFVPIPIPGPVFMLGYGIISIFLITKNKRGGVSHEGHLGGAIIGFAVAILLAPRGLQPLHRWLAHWF
- a CDS encoding DUF2167 domain-containing protein translates to MIRHDLALRVLACAAFGSVLLMALPASPQQPRSQEDVEREYRELAWQRGPTEGRIGSTATIKVPDGQAFLDGPNTRRFLELNRNPGRDNHYTLVSERSGWFAVFSFADSGYVKDDEKLDANALLKSLQDSDGPSNEERKRLGLPALHTEGWHVPPHYDAASRRLEWGVRLRGERGSVVNYTIRILGRRGVMNATLVSEPQDLDRDIAVFKTSLGGFDFVSGDRYAEFKAGDRVAEYGLAALVLGGAAVVATKTGFIKAFWKLLVIGVIAFGGAATAFFRRLFRRS